The Synechococcus sp. MU1643 genome contains a region encoding:
- the mnmH gene encoding tRNA 2-selenouridine(34) synthase MnmH, producing the protein MSGMGETGSIEIQQLRELKGPLVDVRSPGEFEQGHWPGAINVPLFNNEERAAVGTAYKQQGRTPAIHLGLELTGPKLSSLARQLESLRHQGDPRIYCWRGGMRSASVAWLAQQIDLKPRLLQGGYKSYRRWAQSRFEQTWPLRVMGGRTGTGKTDLLLAMAARGAAVIDLEGLANHRGSSFGGLGLPDQPSTEHYENQLAEALDQHLHRGATAIWLEAESIQVGRCRIPKPLFDQMQQAPVLEIKRELKERVNQLVQVYGLQGGAALAEATERISRRLGPQRTKEALEAIAREDWASACRATLDYYDRCYDHELARTHRREAIDLSGLSADQAAENLIDRGFIEIPD; encoded by the coding sequence ATGTCAGGCATGGGCGAAACAGGTTCAATCGAGATTCAGCAGCTTCGCGAGCTGAAAGGTCCGCTGGTGGACGTGCGCAGCCCCGGCGAATTTGAACAGGGACACTGGCCTGGGGCCATCAACGTGCCTCTTTTCAATAATGAGGAACGCGCCGCAGTCGGTACCGCCTACAAGCAGCAGGGACGGACTCCAGCGATTCATCTGGGGCTTGAACTCACCGGCCCCAAGCTCAGCAGCTTGGCCCGTCAACTGGAAAGCCTCCGTCACCAGGGGGATCCACGGATCTACTGCTGGAGGGGCGGAATGCGCTCGGCCAGTGTGGCCTGGCTTGCCCAACAGATCGATCTCAAGCCGAGGCTGCTTCAGGGGGGATACAAGAGCTACCGGCGCTGGGCTCAGAGCCGATTTGAACAGACCTGGCCCCTTCGCGTGATGGGCGGACGCACGGGAACAGGGAAAACCGATCTGCTGTTGGCCATGGCGGCACGCGGTGCAGCCGTTATTGATTTGGAAGGGCTGGCCAACCACCGCGGCAGCAGTTTCGGCGGCCTGGGCCTACCGGATCAACCCAGCACAGAGCACTACGAGAACCAATTGGCTGAGGCTCTGGATCAACATCTACACCGTGGGGCCACGGCGATCTGGTTAGAAGCTGAAAGCATCCAGGTGGGCCGTTGCCGCATTCCGAAGCCCCTGTTCGATCAGATGCAACAGGCCCCTGTGCTGGAGATTAAGCGCGAGCTAAAAGAGCGGGTGAACCAATTGGTGCAGGTGTACGGCCTCCAGGGGGGAGCTGCTCTGGCTGAAGCAACCGAAAGGATCAGTCGACGCCTGGGGCCCCAACGCACCAAGGAAGCCCTCGAAGCGATTGCCAGGGAAGACTGGGCCAGCGCCTGCCGCGCCACGCTCGATTACTACGACCGCTGTTACGACCATGAGTTAGCGCGAACGCACAGACGCGAAGCGATCGATCTCTCGGGGCTCAGCGCTGATCAAGCCGCCGAGAACTTGATCGACCGGGGGTTCATTGAAATCCCCGATTAA
- a CDS encoding GUN4 domain-containing protein encodes MLSGSTPATKLSVDQLLDRFAEGTPRQRRPLIKQIESRAEELAAVGPGLLSGFDPSCDDWAAGWILQVLQRHQPDAVFALLPSSDRGWLTTDSGVGLDYGPLQQELLHQNFEEADRITSQCLRELAGDAAVKRGYIYFSEVAPMSGVDLVSLDRLWTVYSQGRFGFTAQSQLLSALDGRYERLWPRIGWKCDGVWTRYPGAFTWSIEAPEGHMPLINQLRGVRLMDSLLNHPALVARRS; translated from the coding sequence ATGCTCTCCGGTTCCACACCCGCCACCAAACTCAGCGTTGACCAGCTGCTGGATCGTTTCGCGGAGGGAACACCTCGCCAGCGACGTCCTCTGATCAAGCAGATCGAATCCCGTGCTGAGGAGCTGGCTGCGGTTGGACCAGGATTGCTCTCTGGTTTCGATCCCTCTTGTGATGACTGGGCTGCAGGGTGGATCTTGCAGGTGTTGCAGCGCCACCAGCCCGATGCTGTTTTCGCTCTGCTCCCGTCGTCCGATCGAGGCTGGTTGACCACTGATTCCGGGGTTGGACTGGATTACGGGCCTCTGCAGCAGGAGCTGCTCCATCAGAACTTTGAGGAGGCAGATCGCATCACCAGTCAGTGCCTGCGCGAATTAGCCGGTGATGCCGCCGTGAAACGGGGCTACATCTATTTCTCAGAAGTAGCGCCGATGTCAGGCGTTGATCTGGTCAGTCTCGATCGACTCTGGACCGTGTATTCCCAAGGTCGCTTTGGCTTCACAGCCCAGTCCCAGTTGTTGTCAGCCCTCGATGGGCGTTATGAACGCCTTTGGCCCCGGATTGGCTGGAAATGCGATGGCGTCTGGACCCGCTATCCCGGTGCCTTTACCTGGTCGATCGAGGCTCCTGAGGGGCACATGCCCTTGATCAATCAGCTCCGTGGCGTTCGCCTGATGGATTCCCTGTTGAATCATCCGGCGCTTGTGGCCCGCAGATCCTGA
- the psb28 gene encoding photosystem II reaction center protein Psb28 produces the protein MSKAAIQFFRGVNEPVVPDIRLTRSRDGRTGQATFRFEQPAAIAPETMGDITGMWMVDEEGEMVTREVNGKFVNGTASALEAVYSWKSEEDFERFMRFAQRYADANGLGYSQSQESDQTDGADDQQA, from the coding sequence GTGAGCAAAGCAGCGATTCAGTTCTTTCGGGGAGTCAACGAGCCAGTGGTGCCCGACATCCGTCTGACCCGCAGCCGTGATGGCCGCACAGGTCAAGCCACCTTCCGTTTCGAACAGCCCGCTGCGATTGCACCCGAAACCATGGGTGACATCACCGGAATGTGGATGGTGGATGAAGAGGGCGAAATGGTCACCCGGGAAGTGAATGGCAAATTCGTAAACGGCACCGCCAGTGCCCTTGAAGCCGTTTATTCATGGAAGTCCGAAGAGGACTTCGAACGGTTCATGCGCTTCGCCCAGCGCTACGCCGATGCCAATGGCTTGGGTTATTCACAAAGCCAGGAATCCGATCAGACTGACGGAGCCGACGATCAACAAGCTTGA
- a CDS encoding AI-2E family transporter, translating into MRLPQWLSLTAFIAAIVLLWSLRDLLLLIFAAIVLAMALCTLVGILRQRQPMQRPVALLLCIVGLMLVAAAAAGVVVPPFLEEFALLLQKLPEAGQTLVRLGLGWIDSISASIYGVDAFPDLEELGLNGPRQLVPDGSSLAAGVGNGLLGLLGLAGNLGNGVLRLLFVVAVALMISIQPQAYRNVGLQLIPSFYRRRGLRILDQCGAALSSWMVGVLISSLAVFVLCSIALTLLGVKLVLANALLAGLLNVIPNLGPTMSTIFPMAVALLDAPWKAAAVLGAYVVIQNIESYVITPSVMHHQVKLLPGLTLAAQFLFTLLFGPLGLLMALPLAVVLQVIIREVLIHDVLDRWKRLEPVR; encoded by the coding sequence TTGAGACTGCCTCAGTGGCTGTCATTGACAGCCTTTATTGCAGCCATCGTTCTGCTTTGGTCGCTGCGTGACCTTCTGCTGCTGATTTTTGCAGCGATTGTTTTAGCCATGGCGCTGTGCACGCTGGTGGGCATCCTTCGCCAGCGGCAGCCGATGCAGCGGCCAGTGGCCTTACTGCTCTGCATCGTTGGACTGATGTTGGTGGCAGCAGCTGCGGCAGGCGTTGTTGTCCCTCCTTTCCTCGAGGAGTTTGCACTGTTGTTGCAGAAGCTGCCCGAAGCGGGGCAGACCCTCGTTCGGCTAGGCCTCGGTTGGATCGACAGCATCAGTGCGTCCATTTATGGCGTCGATGCATTCCCCGATCTCGAGGAACTGGGACTGAACGGTCCACGCCAGCTCGTGCCCGACGGTTCATCACTCGCCGCTGGCGTGGGCAATGGCTTGTTGGGCCTGCTCGGTTTGGCTGGCAACCTCGGCAACGGTGTTCTGCGTCTGTTGTTCGTGGTGGCGGTGGCCCTGATGATCAGCATTCAGCCCCAGGCCTATCGGAATGTTGGGCTTCAGCTGATTCCCTCCTTCTACCGACGCCGGGGGCTCCGCATCCTGGATCAATGCGGTGCTGCCTTGAGCAGCTGGATGGTGGGTGTGCTGATCAGCTCCCTGGCGGTGTTTGTGCTGTGCAGCATTGCGTTAACACTTTTGGGCGTGAAGCTCGTTCTGGCCAATGCACTCCTTGCAGGCCTGTTGAACGTGATTCCCAATCTGGGACCAACGATGAGCACAATCTTCCCGATGGCGGTGGCCCTGTTGGATGCCCCCTGGAAAGCAGCTGCGGTGCTGGGTGCCTATGTAGTGATCCAGAACATCGAGAGTTATGTGATCACACCATCGGTGATGCACCACCAGGTGAAGCTGCTCCCAGGATTGACTCTGGCTGCTCAGTTTCTGTTCACACTCCTGTTTGGCCCCCTCGGCCTGCTGATGGCTCTGCCCTTAGCGGTGGTGCTGCAGGTGATCATCCGTGAAGTGCTGATCCACGATGTCTTGGATCGCTGGAAGCGTCTGGAGCCGGTTCGATGA
- a CDS encoding AI-2E family transporter, with translation MTSGTFLVALTLVVLVLLLWHLRWVLLVLFGAVVVAVALDVLIVQVQKRSPLERPQALGVVLGILILAGGLLGQLLVPELISQFQQLGRDLPQLVSKVSDLLSNEPRLAQLNDALGEGLNLKGLQPLLGFAGGAANSLIQLFLMVLLAILLALDPNAHRRMVVAMTPRPARQQMEHLLYECRQALGGWLSGMTLSATTVFLLTWGGLLLLKAPLALLSALVCGLLTFVPTIGPTAATLLPTGLALLQSPQLMVSVLVFRLVLQNLEAFLLTPLLLRKTVNLLPTVALTAQLSLGALLGLPGVLLALPLVVVLQVLMQRVVVQQIMDRWA, from the coding sequence ATGACATCCGGCACGTTTCTTGTTGCACTCACCTTGGTGGTGCTGGTGCTTTTGCTCTGGCACCTGCGTTGGGTGCTGCTGGTGCTATTCGGCGCCGTGGTTGTAGCCGTCGCCCTGGATGTGCTGATTGTTCAGGTTCAAAAGCGATCCCCACTGGAGCGCCCACAGGCCCTGGGGGTCGTGCTGGGGATTTTGATTTTGGCCGGGGGACTGCTTGGGCAACTGCTGGTTCCGGAACTGATCAGCCAGTTCCAGCAACTGGGGCGGGATCTGCCGCAGTTGGTCAGCAAGGTGTCCGACCTGCTGAGCAATGAGCCACGCCTGGCGCAACTCAATGACGCTTTGGGTGAGGGCCTCAATCTGAAAGGGCTTCAGCCGTTGCTGGGTTTCGCTGGAGGTGCGGCGAACTCGCTGATTCAACTGTTCCTGATGGTTCTGCTAGCGATCCTGCTGGCCTTGGATCCAAACGCCCATCGGCGCATGGTTGTGGCCATGACTCCCCGACCGGCACGTCAGCAGATGGAGCACCTGCTCTATGAATGCCGGCAAGCGTTGGGAGGGTGGCTCAGTGGCATGACCCTCTCCGCCACCACCGTGTTTCTACTTACCTGGGGTGGCCTATTGCTGCTCAAAGCCCCCCTGGCCCTGTTGAGTGCCTTGGTCTGTGGCCTGCTCACATTCGTGCCGACCATCGGCCCTACGGCGGCAACGCTGCTGCCCACGGGGTTGGCCCTACTGCAGTCGCCGCAATTGATGGTGTCGGTGCTGGTGTTCCGGCTGGTGCTGCAGAACCTAGAGGCCTTTCTGCTCACACCGCTGTTGCTGCGCAAAACAGTGAATCTGCTGCCCACCGTGGCCTTAACAGCTCAGCTCAGCCTTGGTGCCCTGTTGGGGCTTCCTGGCGTATTGCTGGCCCTTCCCCTGGTGGTGGTGCTTCAGGTGCTGATGCAGCGCGTGGTGGTACAGCAGATCATGGATCGCTGGGCGTGA